CGGGGGCATCAGGCGGACCGCGCGCCCGCGCAGACGCACCGCGCGGCGCACGATCGCGCGGCTGGCGGCGCTCGGCGGCGTGTACCGGAAGGCACGCAGGAGGGGCTCGTCGAGCAGGGCGAGGGTGCCGGTGCGCAGGAGCGGCGCGAGGGGACCGGGGTACCAGGAGGCCATGAGGTCGAGTGTGCCGTCGGCGACCCGGCGCGCCTCCTCGTCCCAGGCGAAGTGGGCCTCCTCGTAGGCGTCGAGGCAGGCCTCGAACTCCTCGTACGAGGTGGGAAGGTCCTTGATGCCCATGTGCCGCCCCAGCGTGCGGTAGTGGACGACGGAGGCGACGGTCTCGTGGCGCGACAGCCTGCGCCAGCCGTAGGCGTCGATCCAGCGTTTGGGCACCACCACGAAGGTGCACAGGACGTACCGCATGTCGTCGTTGGTGATGTCGTAGGCGCGGTGCATCTGGTTGATGCGCCGGATGGCCGTGCGGCCCTGCTCGCTGCCGAAGCCGTGCTCGACGACGGCGTCGAGCAGCAGCGCCGTGTCGTCGTACCGCTTCTGCGCCCGGTCCGTGAACTCCGTGGTCCGCGCCAGCAGTCGGCCGATGCTCGGAACGGCGTAGGTGCGGTACAGCGCCAGCTCGAGAGCACGGGCGAAGTCCCACGGGAACTCGTAGGCCGAGGCCAGCCGATAGATCTCCGAGGCCTCCTCGTAAGGGTCCATCCGCCGGATCTGCCGCAGCCGCTCGAAGCGCTTCACAGTCCTCGTCCCCTCCTGCCGTAGGAGGTTCAACTCTACGTCGATGGGGAGGAGATGGACGGTCACCGGTCACGGCACTCGGCAGGGGAGGTGGTCCGCTTGTTCGGCAGGATCCGCGGGACCTGGGGCAGATCTCGCGCCGCCCGGCGCGCTGAGAGGAAGGACGGAGGGGAGCCGCGTGCACACAATCTCTTCGAGGCTGCCGCCGCCTACGTCTCGGCATCCGCGGAGGACGACCAGGAGGGCATCGACGAGGCGGCGGGCTGGGTGTCGCCGGAGGCCCTGTCGTTCGGGGTGAACGAGCTGGCCTGCCGGGCCGTGATCGCGCTCGCGCGGGAGCGCGGCGAGTCGCCGAGGGACGTGGCCCGGGCCCTTCTGGGGCTGCCCGCGACCTGACCCGACCGTCCGGGACAGGTGGTCGATTCGCCCCCGTCCAGCCGGAAAGCTGCAGCTCGGGTGCGTCTGGGAGTCGTGACAAGGGCTTCCCGGTCGCACTAGGGTGCGCGCCATTGGACCAACCGATGGGGAGGCTGGGATGGCCGGGACGGACGAGGACACCGTCGCCGCCGCGGAGGATGCGCTCTACGTGCTCACGGCGGTGCTGCTGACGCCGGCGAAGTTTCCGAGTGTGCTGGGCGACGACTACGTGGAGGCGTGTGCGGCGCTCGGTCTCCCCCCACTGGCCGACGGCTACGGCCTGGTGCTCGGCCAGGACGGTGACGGTGCCCGGTGGACCGTGGTCATCGACGATGCGTCGCTGGTCGCCGTGGCCGTAGCGTCCTGGGACTGCGGGATGGAGTACGACCTGTCGCCGGACGAGCGTACGGTCGTCACCGCGCTGCCCGGCTGGCCCCTCGCGGTC
This region of Streptomyces ambofaciens ATCC 23877 genomic DNA includes:
- a CDS encoding oxygenase MpaB family protein — translated: MKRFERLRQIRRMDPYEEASEIYRLASAYEFPWDFARALELALYRTYAVPSIGRLLARTTEFTDRAQKRYDDTALLLDAVVEHGFGSEQGRTAIRRINQMHRAYDITNDDMRYVLCTFVVVPKRWIDAYGWRRLSRHETVASVVHYRTLGRHMGIKDLPTSYEEFEACLDAYEEAHFAWDEEARRVADGTLDLMASWYPGPLAPLLRTGTLALLDEPLLRAFRYTPPSAASRAIVRRAVRLRGRAVRLMPPRRTPHHARQNREIKGYPDGYRLAELGTRPTPGVRGCPVRQIGASPVE